The Xiphias gladius isolate SHS-SW01 ecotype Sanya breed wild chromosome 4, ASM1685928v1, whole genome shotgun sequence genome includes a window with the following:
- the ephx1 gene encoding epoxide hydrolase 1 isoform X2, producing the protein MLIGVLIGLLIGGFIFFLVQRNRNRVLKIEDGWWGTGVPPDGEEDVTIHPFKVTTSNEELEDLYSRIDQTRPVASLEDSKFNYGFNSQYLQTVVSYWRNDFDWRRQVDKLNQYPHFKTKIEGIDIHYLHVKPKKVPEGTTAIPLIMVHGWPGSFYEFYGLIPLLTEPSNPDDLVFEVVCPSIPGYGFSEAPHKKGFDSVCAASIFHKLMKRLGFQQFYAHGGDWGWLVTTNMAQLEPKSVKGLHVNFAPPSKPSLSMVLSIMLGRHFPKLFGFTDMDIQRLYPCMAKLVVESIKESGYMHIQATKPDTVGRGLNDSPVGLAAYILEKFSTWTNCDFRNLADGGLTRKFSLDDLLTNVMIYWLSGCIISSMRFYKENFGKGLNQPHSNNGMAGPGTEHVPLGI; encoded by the exons ATGCTCATAGGGGTGCTGATTGGTCTACTGATTGGAGGATTTATCTTCTTCCTGGTTCAGAGGAACAGGAACCGGGTTCTGAAGATAGAGGATGGCTGGTGGGGGACTGGAGTACCCCCTGATGGTGAGGAGGACGTCACCATCCACCCATTTAAAGTCACCACCAGTAATGAAGAGCTGGAG GACCTATACAGTAGGATAGACCAGACGCGTCCTGTTGCCTCATTGGAGGACAGCAAGTTTAATTATGGCTTCAACTCCCAGTATTTGCAGACGGTGGTCTCGTACTGGAGAAATGACTTTGACTGGAGGAGACAAGTTGACAAACTCAACCAGTACCCCCACTTTAAAACCAAAATCGAAG GCATTGATATCCATTACCTGCATGTGAAGCCTAAGAAGGTGCCAGAGGGAACTACTGCTATACCTCTGATAATGGTTCATGGCTGGCCTGGCTCCTTCTATGAGTTCTATGGGTTGATTCCACTGCTAACAGAACCATCAAACCCAGACGACCTTGTGTTTGAGGTGGTGTGTCCCTCTATACCAGGGTATGGCTTCTCTGAAGCACCACATAAGAAAG gCTTTGATTCGGTTTGTGCAGCAAGCATCTTCCACAAACTTATGAAGCGCCTGGGCTTCCAGCAGTTCTATGCTCATGGAGGAGACTGGGGCTGGCTGGTCACCACCAACATGGCCCAGCTGGAGCCAAA GTCAGTCAAAGGCTTGCATGTGAATTTTGCCCCACCCTCTAAGCCTAGTCTGTCCATGGTTTTATCCATCATGCTCGGCCGCCACTTCCCTAAGCTTTTTGGCTTCACTGACATGGATATTCAGCGTCTCTACCCTTGCATGGCAAAACTGGTGGTGGAGTCCATCAAAGAGTCTGGCTACATGCACATCCAGGCCACCAAGCCTGACACTGTAG GTCGAGGACTGAATGATTCTCCAGTGGGTCTGGCTGCCTATATTCTGGAGAAGTTCTCCACATGGACAAATTGTGACTTCAGGAACCTGGCGGATGGAGGACTTACCAG GAAGTTCTCTCTGGATGACCTGCTGACTAATGTTATGATCTATTGGCTGTCTGGATGCATCATCTCGTCTATGAGGTTCTACAAGGAAAACTTTGGAAAAGGTCTTAACCAGCCCCACTCTAA TAACGGGATGGCTGGTCCAGGGACCGAGCACGTGCCTCTTGGAATTTGA
- the srp9 gene encoding signal recognition particle 9 kDa protein isoform X1, translating to MPFYQTWEEFARAAEKLYLTDPMKVRVVLKYRHCDGNLCIKVTDNSVLVFCSSLQCLQYKTDQAQDVKKIEKLHGKLMRLMVSKETHSGAMETD from the exons ATGCCTTTCTACCAGACATGGGAGGAGTTCGCCCGTGCAGCAGAAAAACTGTATCTGACAGACCCCATGAAG GTCCGGGTTGTTCTCAAGTACAGACACTGCGACGGTAATCTCTGCATTAAAGTGACCGACAATTCCGTG TTAGTCTTTTGTTCATCTCTACAGTGTTTACAGTACAAGACAGACCAGGCCCAAGATGTGAAGAAGATTGAAAAGCTCCACGGAAAACTGATGAGACTCATGGTGTCCAAGGAGACGCACAGTGGTGCCATGGAGACAGATTAA
- the srp9 gene encoding signal recognition particle 9 kDa protein isoform X2 produces the protein MPFYQTWEEFARAAEKLYLTDPMKVRVVLKYRHCDGNLCIKVTDNSVCLQYKTDQAQDVKKIEKLHGKLMRLMVSKETHSGAMETD, from the exons ATGCCTTTCTACCAGACATGGGAGGAGTTCGCCCGTGCAGCAGAAAAACTGTATCTGACAGACCCCATGAAG GTCCGGGTTGTTCTCAAGTACAGACACTGCGACGGTAATCTCTGCATTAAAGTGACCGACAATTCCGTG TGTTTACAGTACAAGACAGACCAGGCCCAAGATGTGAAGAAGATTGAAAAGCTCCACGGAAAACTGATGAGACTCATGGTGTCCAAGGAGACGCACAGTGGTGCCATGGAGACAGATTAA
- the ephx1 gene encoding epoxide hydrolase 1 isoform X1, whose protein sequence is MLIGVLIGLLIGGFIFFLVQRNRNRVLKIEDGWWGTGVPPDGEEDVTIHPFKVTTSNEELEDLYSRIDQTRPVASLEDSKFNYGFNSQYLQTVVSYWRNDFDWRRQVDKLNQYPHFKTKIEGIDIHYLHVKPKKVPEGTTAIPLIMVHGWPGSFYEFYGLIPLLTEPSNPDDLVFEVVCPSIPGYGFSEAPHKKGFDSVCAASIFHKLMKRLGFQQFYAHGGDWGWLVTTNMAQLEPKSVKGLHVNFAPPSKPSLSMVLSIMLGRHFPKLFGFTDMDIQRLYPCMAKLVVESIKESGYMHIQATKPDTVGRGLNDSPVGLAAYILEKFSTWTNCDFRNLADGGLTRKFSLDDLLTNVMIYWLSGCIISSMRFYKENFGKGLNQPHSKIPVYVPTGFACFPNDLMHTPKLWLHQKYCKLMTFTPMARGGHFAAMEEPQLMSEDIQKFTKTVEKKKK, encoded by the exons ATGCTCATAGGGGTGCTGATTGGTCTACTGATTGGAGGATTTATCTTCTTCCTGGTTCAGAGGAACAGGAACCGGGTTCTGAAGATAGAGGATGGCTGGTGGGGGACTGGAGTACCCCCTGATGGTGAGGAGGACGTCACCATCCACCCATTTAAAGTCACCACCAGTAATGAAGAGCTGGAG GACCTATACAGTAGGATAGACCAGACGCGTCCTGTTGCCTCATTGGAGGACAGCAAGTTTAATTATGGCTTCAACTCCCAGTATTTGCAGACGGTGGTCTCGTACTGGAGAAATGACTTTGACTGGAGGAGACAAGTTGACAAACTCAACCAGTACCCCCACTTTAAAACCAAAATCGAAG GCATTGATATCCATTACCTGCATGTGAAGCCTAAGAAGGTGCCAGAGGGAACTACTGCTATACCTCTGATAATGGTTCATGGCTGGCCTGGCTCCTTCTATGAGTTCTATGGGTTGATTCCACTGCTAACAGAACCATCAAACCCAGACGACCTTGTGTTTGAGGTGGTGTGTCCCTCTATACCAGGGTATGGCTTCTCTGAAGCACCACATAAGAAAG gCTTTGATTCGGTTTGTGCAGCAAGCATCTTCCACAAACTTATGAAGCGCCTGGGCTTCCAGCAGTTCTATGCTCATGGAGGAGACTGGGGCTGGCTGGTCACCACCAACATGGCCCAGCTGGAGCCAAA GTCAGTCAAAGGCTTGCATGTGAATTTTGCCCCACCCTCTAAGCCTAGTCTGTCCATGGTTTTATCCATCATGCTCGGCCGCCACTTCCCTAAGCTTTTTGGCTTCACTGACATGGATATTCAGCGTCTCTACCCTTGCATGGCAAAACTGGTGGTGGAGTCCATCAAAGAGTCTGGCTACATGCACATCCAGGCCACCAAGCCTGACACTGTAG GTCGAGGACTGAATGATTCTCCAGTGGGTCTGGCTGCCTATATTCTGGAGAAGTTCTCCACATGGACAAATTGTGACTTCAGGAACCTGGCGGATGGAGGACTTACCAG GAAGTTCTCTCTGGATGACCTGCTGACTAATGTTATGATCTATTGGCTGTCTGGATGCATCATCTCGTCTATGAGGTTCTACAAGGAAAACTTTGGAAAAGGTCTTAACCAGCCCCACTCTAA GATACCAGTTTATGTTCCTACTGGGTTTGCCTGCTTCCCCAACGACCTGATGCACACACCCAAATTATGGCTCCATCAGAAATACTGTAAACTCATGACCTTCACTCCCATGGCCCGTGGTGGACATTTTGCTGCAATGGAAGAGCCCCAACTGATGTCTGAGGACATCCAGAAGTTTACCAAGACagtagagaagaaaaagaaatag